One window from the genome of Pyxicephalus adspersus chromosome 6, UCB_Pads_2.0, whole genome shotgun sequence encodes:
- the DGCR2 gene encoding integral membrane protein DGCR2/IDD isoform X2 gives MVPKPDSGTFLLLFLLVLTLTEPLRPELRCTPVQFACHSGAIQCIPLNWQCDGWPTCEDESDEVNCPGLPGDQRIFHGKEGVETRHGRVRNGETPRFHTVNFAQPVRFSSFLGKCPSGWHHYDGTASCYKVYSSGENYWDAVQTCQKVNGSLATFTTDSELKFILAQEWDMEERPYLRKDQRRLWVGYQFVITNRNHSVEGHWEVAYKGSSEVFLPPVPIFGTAMSENENILCAQLQYFHLPSLRHHGLHSWYAENCYEKSSFLCKRSQTCVDIKDNIVDEGYYFTPKGDDPCLSCTCHNGEPEMCVAALCEKPQGCQQYRKDPKVCCNFTCLDQDGSSLFDSMASGMRLIVSCISSFLILSLLLFMVHRLRQRRRERIESLIGANLHHFNLGRRMPGFDYGPDGFGTGLTPLHLSDDGEGGAFHFHEPPPPYTAYKYSDIQHPDDPPPPYEASICPDIILCSTTDQVTRQSVSGQLSIASSSNASSPQTTEEPLPPAGLQLPQPQEEAEVAEGRRSSLLVAPSILQSEAFSSSGQTGPSPSNCSLNTVV, from the exons aGCTGCGCTGTACTCCTGTGCAGTTTGCCTGCCACAGCGGTGCCATCCAGTGCATTCCCTTGAATTGGCAGTGTGATGGATGGCCAACCTGTGAGGATGAGAGCGATGAAGTCAACTGTCCAG GTTTGCCTGGAGATCAGAGAATATTTCATGGCAAAGAGGGTGTGGAGACACGGCATGGTCGGGTTAGAAATGGGGAAACACCACGATTCCATACGGTGAACTTTGCCCAGCCTGTGCGCTTCAGTAGT ttcctAGGGAAATGCCCATCAGGATGGCACCACTATGATGGAACAGCAAGCTGCTATAAAGTGTACTCCTCTGGAGAGAACTACTGGGATGCGGTTCAGACGTGTCAGAAAGTGAATGGCTCACTGGCAACATTTACCACAGATTCAGAGTTAAAATTCATCTTGGCTCAGGAGTGGGACATGGAAGAAAGACCATATTTAAGAAAGGACCAGAGAAG gCTGTGGGTGGGTTACCAGTTTGTGATAACAAACAGAAACCATTCTGTGGAGGGACACTGGGAGGTTGCTTATAAAG GTTCTTCTGAAGTGTTTTTACCCCCAGTTCCCATCTTTGGAACAGCAATGTCTGAAAATGAGAACATATTGTGTGCACAATTGCAGTATTTCCATCTGCCATCTCTCCGGCACCATGGCCTTCACAGCTGGTATGCTGAGAACTGTTATGAAAAGTCCTCCTTCTTGTGCAAGCGCA GTCAGACATGTGTTGACATCAAGGACAATATTGTAGATGAGGGATACTACTTCACACCTAAAGGGGATGATCCATGCTTGAGCTGTACTTGCCACAATGGAGAACCTGAAATGTGTGTAGCTGCTTTATGTGAAAAACCACAGGGATGCCAGCAATATCGCAAGGATCCCAAAGTATGCTGCAATTTCACGTGTCTTGACCAAG ATGGAAGCAGCCTATTTGATTCAATGGCCAGTGGTATGCGTCTAATTGTGAGCTGCATATCGTCTTTTCTCATACTTTCCCTGCTGCTTTTTATGGTTCATCGGTTGCGTCAGAGACGAAGGGAACGCATTGAATCTTTAATTGGGGCAAACT TGCATCACTTTAATCTGGGTCGCAGAATGCCAGGCTTTGATTATGGACCTGATGGTTTTGGTACAGGTCTTACCCCCCTACACCTGTCTGATGATGGAGAAGGTGGAGCCTTTCACTTCCATGAACCTCCTCCCCCTTACACAGCCTACAAATACTCTGACATCCAGCACCCAGATGATCCTCCACCACCATATGAAGCTTCAATATGTCCAGATATCATACTGTGCTCAACAACAG ATCAAGTGACTCGTCAGTCTGTTTCGGGACAACTGTCAATTGCAAGCAGCAGCAATGCCTCTTCACCTCAGACTACAGAAGAACCACTGCCTCCAGCAGGTCTGCAACTACCGCAGCCACAGGAAGAAGCAGAAGTTGCAGAAGGTAGAAGAAGTTCACTCCTTGTGGCCCCCAGTATTTTGCAAAGTGAAGCCTTCTCCAGCTCTGGTCAGACAGGGCCCTCTCCCAGTAACTGTTCTCTAAACACTGTTGTTTGA
- the DGCR2 gene encoding integral membrane protein DGCR2/IDD isoform X1 produces MVPKPDSGTFLLLFLLVLTLTEPLRPGPRIALARLQSELRCTPVQFACHSGAIQCIPLNWQCDGWPTCEDESDEVNCPGLPGDQRIFHGKEGVETRHGRVRNGETPRFHTVNFAQPVRFSSFLGKCPSGWHHYDGTASCYKVYSSGENYWDAVQTCQKVNGSLATFTTDSELKFILAQEWDMEERPYLRKDQRRLWVGYQFVITNRNHSVEGHWEVAYKGSSEVFLPPVPIFGTAMSENENILCAQLQYFHLPSLRHHGLHSWYAENCYEKSSFLCKRSQTCVDIKDNIVDEGYYFTPKGDDPCLSCTCHNGEPEMCVAALCEKPQGCQQYRKDPKVCCNFTCLDQDGSSLFDSMASGMRLIVSCISSFLILSLLLFMVHRLRQRRRERIESLIGANLHHFNLGRRMPGFDYGPDGFGTGLTPLHLSDDGEGGAFHFHEPPPPYTAYKYSDIQHPDDPPPPYEASICPDIILCSTTDQVTRQSVSGQLSIASSSNASSPQTTEEPLPPAGLQLPQPQEEAEVAEGRRSSLLVAPSILQSEAFSSSGQTGPSPSNCSLNTVV; encoded by the exons GTCCACGAATAGCTCTCGCAAGACTGCAATCAG aGCTGCGCTGTACTCCTGTGCAGTTTGCCTGCCACAGCGGTGCCATCCAGTGCATTCCCTTGAATTGGCAGTGTGATGGATGGCCAACCTGTGAGGATGAGAGCGATGAAGTCAACTGTCCAG GTTTGCCTGGAGATCAGAGAATATTTCATGGCAAAGAGGGTGTGGAGACACGGCATGGTCGGGTTAGAAATGGGGAAACACCACGATTCCATACGGTGAACTTTGCCCAGCCTGTGCGCTTCAGTAGT ttcctAGGGAAATGCCCATCAGGATGGCACCACTATGATGGAACAGCAAGCTGCTATAAAGTGTACTCCTCTGGAGAGAACTACTGGGATGCGGTTCAGACGTGTCAGAAAGTGAATGGCTCACTGGCAACATTTACCACAGATTCAGAGTTAAAATTCATCTTGGCTCAGGAGTGGGACATGGAAGAAAGACCATATTTAAGAAAGGACCAGAGAAG gCTGTGGGTGGGTTACCAGTTTGTGATAACAAACAGAAACCATTCTGTGGAGGGACACTGGGAGGTTGCTTATAAAG GTTCTTCTGAAGTGTTTTTACCCCCAGTTCCCATCTTTGGAACAGCAATGTCTGAAAATGAGAACATATTGTGTGCACAATTGCAGTATTTCCATCTGCCATCTCTCCGGCACCATGGCCTTCACAGCTGGTATGCTGAGAACTGTTATGAAAAGTCCTCCTTCTTGTGCAAGCGCA GTCAGACATGTGTTGACATCAAGGACAATATTGTAGATGAGGGATACTACTTCACACCTAAAGGGGATGATCCATGCTTGAGCTGTACTTGCCACAATGGAGAACCTGAAATGTGTGTAGCTGCTTTATGTGAAAAACCACAGGGATGCCAGCAATATCGCAAGGATCCCAAAGTATGCTGCAATTTCACGTGTCTTGACCAAG ATGGAAGCAGCCTATTTGATTCAATGGCCAGTGGTATGCGTCTAATTGTGAGCTGCATATCGTCTTTTCTCATACTTTCCCTGCTGCTTTTTATGGTTCATCGGTTGCGTCAGAGACGAAGGGAACGCATTGAATCTTTAATTGGGGCAAACT TGCATCACTTTAATCTGGGTCGCAGAATGCCAGGCTTTGATTATGGACCTGATGGTTTTGGTACAGGTCTTACCCCCCTACACCTGTCTGATGATGGAGAAGGTGGAGCCTTTCACTTCCATGAACCTCCTCCCCCTTACACAGCCTACAAATACTCTGACATCCAGCACCCAGATGATCCTCCACCACCATATGAAGCTTCAATATGTCCAGATATCATACTGTGCTCAACAACAG ATCAAGTGACTCGTCAGTCTGTTTCGGGACAACTGTCAATTGCAAGCAGCAGCAATGCCTCTTCACCTCAGACTACAGAAGAACCACTGCCTCCAGCAGGTCTGCAACTACCGCAGCCACAGGAAGAAGCAGAAGTTGCAGAAGGTAGAAGAAGTTCACTCCTTGTGGCCCCCAGTATTTTGCAAAGTGAAGCCTTCTCCAGCTCTGGTCAGACAGGGCCCTCTCCCAGTAACTGTTCTCTAAACACTGTTGTTTGA